In Methanocaldococcus sp. FS406-22, the genomic stretch TTTTTGCGGATTTCACAAACAATACCTACAACTAAAAACACGATAACAAGAACAACAGACAGTAAAGCAACTTTTATTAAAAGATTTGGATTATATTTACTTATATATTTAAAAATTTGTAGCGTCTCTAAACATGTTGATAAAACAACGGCAATCCAAAAAGCCCTTTTTTCAGAAATGGACAAGGAAGTATCATTAAGAAACAAAAATCTCAACAAAAAATATACTACTATCGAACATATCATGGATAATGTAATTGGATGGATTATTTCAAATAAAAAACTGTAATTTTCTATAATCAACCAATTTATTAGAAAAGCGAGAATCACACTTAATATAATAAAAACCATTTTTAGACGATTCTCTTTGAACGTTGGAAAATAATCTATCAACCTTAAACCCATAAGCTTTATGAATATTAAATATAATCCAAGAATGAAAGAAATTCCTAAAAATATAAAAATATACATCCATATTCATCCCAAAATATCTTATTTAAGGTTATCTGAGCTTTAATACTTTATCTGGGTATACTATTATCCCCTCATTGGTTATATCAAATGGATGCCTCTTCAAAGAGTGGCTTGTTCCTCTCATCTTCCAGACGATTAAACTTCTCTTAAGCTCTCCATCAATTTCATCTAAATCTAACCTAATTATTCCGTCAACTGCATGTTCAACTCCCGGTCCTCCAAATCCTCTCTCTCCAACAGATATTTGAGATGTGAATATAGCAGTGCATCCTAAGCCAGAGATAACCCTCTTTAATAAAAACACTGTCCTTCTTGCCATCATTGGCTTGTTTATATATAATGTTGTGACAGAGTCAATACCTATTCTCTTAGCTCCAATGTCATTTATAGCAGTTTTTAAAACGTCTATTAACTCCCTCTCATCGTTTGGGTCATTTACAACATACTTCTCTCTCTTTGCAGCGCTACCAATTCCATAGGTAAATGCATCAATTATAGCAAATTTTCCTTCCTCCTCTAACTTCCTAATATCCCATCCAAACTGCCTCATGTTCTCTCTAATCTGAACTGGATGCTCTTCCAAAGCTACCAAAATACTTGGCTCGTTGTAATCAACAGCCCCTTTGTATAAAAATTGCTGACAGAATATAGATTTTCCAGTTCCAGGTCCTCCAGATAGGAGAACGACGTTTCTTTCAGGTATTCCACCATGTAAGATTTCATCCATTCCTGGAATTCCTGTTTTTACCCTTTTCATATTCTCACCTTAATTACTTTGTTAATCTTTTAATTAACTAAGAGGACTAATCCCCCTCCCTAAATGACCTCATTTCTAATTTCTTTTCAGGAATATCATCTAAGAACATTAATGACCCTTGTATCTCTACAGCACATACTTTTGATGGGTCAATAATGGCAAATGACTTACTTTCCATATTCCAAATTATTACCGGGTCTTTTTTTCCAGTCCATAGATATTTTAATATACCATTTTTTAAGTGTGTAACTGCATCAAAATCGTATTCTCCCTCTACAACATTACCCTCAAAATAAACTTTTACATATAATTTATCTATTTTTCTTCTTGGCATACTCCCCCACATAGTTAAATTTTGATTTTATTCTAACAGAATAATACTTTATCAATTAGGTATATTTATAAATATCCTATCAATTCAATATAGCTAAGACAAAATGCTAATAGTTTTTTGTAAAACTTATTAAAAAACTAAAAAGACATATTTTTTGCAAAAAACTAATTTTAACATGTGAGAGTATGAAAGCTTATCCTATTAGAACAAAATACATAAAAAGAGGAGAAAATTTTATCCCAATTGTTGTTGAAGCAATAAAAAACAGTGGAATTAAGTTAGAGGACGGAGATTTTGTTGTATTGAGTGAGAAGATGGTATCAACTGCTGAAGGTAACTTTGTTGATGAAAGTAAATTCAAACCCGGAATTTTTGCCTATCTTTGCTACTATTGGTCTAAGTATGTCTGGGGATATGTTCTTGGAAAGTTGTTGAAAGTTAAAGAAGATAAAATAAAAAATTTGAGAAAGATGCCAAAAGAAGAGACTTTAAGGCATAAACAAACAATTATAGAGACTGTTGGATTGAGATATGCTCTAAAGCCCTATGCTGAGGGTGGAGTAGATTTAACAAATGTTCCAGGCACTTATGTCTGCCCTCTCCCAAAAAATCCAAAGAAATGGGCTGAAATGTTATATAAAGAGATAAAAAAAGAGCTTGGTGTTGATGTTGTTGTTATGGTTGCTGATACTGATGCCACTTATAAGGTTTTAAACTTTTATGTTACTGCTTTACCTTATGCAATTAATGGAATAAT encodes the following:
- a CDS encoding KaiC domain-containing protein, with product MKRVKTGIPGMDEILHGGIPERNVVLLSGGPGTGKSIFCQQFLYKGAVDYNEPSILVALEEHPVQIRENMRQFGWDIRKLEEEGKFAIIDAFTYGIGSAAKREKYVVNDPNDERELIDVLKTAINDIGAKRIGIDSVTTLYINKPMMARRTVFLLKRVISGLGCTAIFTSQISVGERGFGGPGVEHAVDGIIRLDLDEIDGELKRSLIVWKMRGTSHSLKRHPFDITNEGIIVYPDKVLKLR
- a CDS encoding coenzyme F420-0:L-glutamate ligase — encoded protein: MKAYPIRTKYIKRGENFIPIVVEAIKNSGIKLEDGDFVVLSEKMVSTAEGNFVDESKFKPGIFAYLCYYWSKYVWGYVLGKLLKVKEDKIKNLRKMPKEETLRHKQTIIETVGLRYALKPYAEGGVDLTNVPGTYVCPLPKNPKKWAEMLYKEIKKELGVDVVVMVADTDATYKVLNFYVTALPYAINGIISGIGVFGFILGRLADVLKIGGFAGCTPLAIAGNEVYKKYSIGELVRIAFICDRVHKTIKNINEVLEKYNSYIITEEILEKLEHTPVVVVKIKEEYKPESQN